A window from Pangasianodon hypophthalmus isolate fPanHyp1 chromosome 16, fPanHyp1.pri, whole genome shotgun sequence encodes these proteins:
- the ndrg3b gene encoding protein NDRG3b isoform X6, producing the protein MTDMLDLNQIGCTMIGVEHDIETPHGVLHVTLRGTPKGNRPVILTYHDIGLNHKSCFNTLFNFEDMQEITQHFAVAHVDAPGQQENAAPFPTGYQYPTMDQLAEMLPSVLTHLKINSVIGIGVGAGAYILTKLALNQPTLVEGLVLINVDPCAKGWMDWAASKLTGWTSNLVDIVMAHHFSTDELTENQEIIQTYRLHIAQDMNQDNLALFCNSYNSRRDLEIERPIIGLNEETVNTLKCPALLVVGDTSPAVEAVVECNSRLNPTKTTLLKMADCGGLPQVVQPGKLAEAFKYFVQGMGYIPHVLLSHLNSEAVPTAGMTRLARSRTHSASSMNSAEGARNRTHNNAQPEGAAASPGHENQARPQTMEVSC; encoded by the exons ATGACGGACATGCTGGATCTAAATCAGATCGGCTGTACAATGATCGGGGTG GAGCATGACATCGAGACCCCCCACGGTGTTCTCCATGTCACTTTGAGAGGAACACCTAAAGGCAACCGGCCAGTCATCCTTACATACCACGACATAGGCCTTAACC ATAAGTCATGCTTCAACACGCTTTTTAACTTTGAGGACATGCAGGAGATCACGCAACATTTTGCCGTGGCCCATGTGGATGCTCCAGGCCAGCAGGAGAATGCAGCACCTTTCCCCACTGG gtatcAGTACCCTACGATGGATCAGCTGGCTGAGATGCTGCCCTCAGTCCTGACCCACCTAAA GATCAATAGTGTGATTGGCATTGGTGTTGGCGCTGGAGCCTACATTCTCACCAAACTGGCG CTGAATCAGCCTACACTGGTAGAGGGACTGGTTCTTATTAATGTGGACCCCTGTGCAAAAGGATGGATGGACTGGGCTGCCTCAAAG TTGACAGGATGGACCAGCAACCTGGTGGACATAGTGATGGCACATCATTTCAGCACA GATGAGCTGACAGAAAACCAGGAGATCATTCAGACATACCGTCTGCACATCGCTCAGGATATGAACCAGGACAACCTGGCGCTGTTCTGCAACTCCTACAACAG CCGCCGGGATCTAGAGATTGAGAGGCCCATCATAGGGCTTAACGAGGAAACTGTCAACACTCTGAA gtgtcCTGCGTTGCTAGTTGTGGGTGATACATCTCCAGCTGTGGAGGCCGTT GTTGAGTGTAACTCGAGGTTAAACCCCACAAAGACCACCCTTCTGAAG ATGGCTGATTGTGGTGGGCTGCCCCAAGTCGTACAA cCTGGTAAACTTGCTGAGGCCTTCAAGTACTTTGTCCAGGGCATGGGTTACA TCCCCCATGTGCTCCTCAGCCATCTGAACAGCGAAGCAG tgccCACTGCTGGCATGACACGCTTGGCACGCTCTCGTACCCACTCAGCTTCCAGCATGAACTCTGCAGAAGGTGCGCGTAACCGCACTCACAATAACGCTCAGCCGGAGGGCGCTGCTGCCAGCCCAGGTCACGAGAACCAAGCCAGACCACAAACCATGGAGGTGTCCTGCTAA
- the sla2b gene encoding src-like-adapter 2 isoform X2: MGSRPSKGRRSSIPQTPLLDLDEPMDGRYVVVALYNYPAGGPSDCTIRFGERLNVLSDEGEWWRVSSSATGVVSYIPSSYTCKVFNRWQFVGLSKQKAEELLLSPQNHPGSFLVRESQTIPGAHSLSVRLERQSIKHYRINTIENGWHYISPRLTFPTLTHLVEHYSVSDGLCCLLKEPCFIQGSNNVPVVSGPPPISVRKPTINWKDVNSSMIFGPQKEGVEESLVSEGLKESINSYLYMTENGECNECAGNWDT; encoded by the exons ATGGGCAGCAGGCCAAGTAAAGGGAGGCGTAGCAGTATCCCTCAAACACCCCTGCTGGATTTGGATGAGCCCATGG ATGGCAGGTATGTAGTGGTTGCTCTGTATAACTACCCGGCAGGAGGTCCCTCCGATTGCACTATCAGATTTGGGGAGAGACTCAACGTGCTTTCTGA tgaaggCGAGTGGTGGAGAGTGAGTTCCTCAGCTACAGGAGTCGTGAGCTACATCCCCAGCAGCTACACATGTAAAGTGTTTAACAG GTGGCAGTTTGTAGGTCTCAGTAAACAGAAGGCAGAAGAGCTGCTTCTCAGCCCTCAGAATCACCCTGGCTCCTTTCTCGTTAGAGAGAGCCAGACCATACCTG gtgcTCACTCACTCTCGGTGCGACTTGAGCGCCAGTCCATCAAACACTATCGTATCAATACTATAGAGAACGGCTGGCACTACATCTCCCCCCGCCTCACCTtccccactctcacacacctcgTCGAGCACTACTctg TGTCTGATGGCCTGTGCTGTTTGCTGAAAGAGCCATGCTTCATTCAAGGCTCCAACAACGTTCCGGTTGTAAGCGGCCCTCCTCCTATATCAGTCAGAAAACCCACCATCAACTGGAAAGATGTCAACAG ctccATGATCTTTGGGCCCCAAAAGGAAGGTGTGGAAGAGTCGCTTGTCAGTGAGGGGCTGAAGGAGTCCATTAATTCCTATCTTTACATGACTGAAAATGGAGAATGTAACGAATGTGCTGGAAACTGGGACACGTGA
- the ndrg3b gene encoding protein NDRG3b isoform X4: MTDMLDLNQIGCTMIGVEHDIETPHGVLHVTLRGTPKGNRPVILTYHDIGLNHKSCFNTLFNFEDMQEITQHFAVAHVDAPGQQENAAPFPTGYQYPTMDQLAEMLPSVLTHLKINSVIGIGVGAGAYILTKLALNQPTLVEGLVLINVDPCAKGWMDWAASKLTGWTSNLVDIVMAHHFSTDELTENQEIIQTYRLHIAQDMNQDNLALFCNSYNSRRDLEIERPIIGLNEETVNTLKCPALLVVGDTSPAVEAVVECNSRLNPTKTTLLKMADCGGLPQVVQPGKLAEAFKYFVQGMGYMLRAPGFPHVLLSHLNSEAVPTAGMTRLARSRTHSASSMNSAEGARNRTHNNAQPEGAAASPGHENQARPQTMEVSC, from the exons ATGACGGACATGCTGGATCTAAATCAGATCGGCTGTACAATGATCGGGGTG GAGCATGACATCGAGACCCCCCACGGTGTTCTCCATGTCACTTTGAGAGGAACACCTAAAGGCAACCGGCCAGTCATCCTTACATACCACGACATAGGCCTTAACC ATAAGTCATGCTTCAACACGCTTTTTAACTTTGAGGACATGCAGGAGATCACGCAACATTTTGCCGTGGCCCATGTGGATGCTCCAGGCCAGCAGGAGAATGCAGCACCTTTCCCCACTGG gtatcAGTACCCTACGATGGATCAGCTGGCTGAGATGCTGCCCTCAGTCCTGACCCACCTAAA GATCAATAGTGTGATTGGCATTGGTGTTGGCGCTGGAGCCTACATTCTCACCAAACTGGCG CTGAATCAGCCTACACTGGTAGAGGGACTGGTTCTTATTAATGTGGACCCCTGTGCAAAAGGATGGATGGACTGGGCTGCCTCAAAG TTGACAGGATGGACCAGCAACCTGGTGGACATAGTGATGGCACATCATTTCAGCACA GATGAGCTGACAGAAAACCAGGAGATCATTCAGACATACCGTCTGCACATCGCTCAGGATATGAACCAGGACAACCTGGCGCTGTTCTGCAACTCCTACAACAG CCGCCGGGATCTAGAGATTGAGAGGCCCATCATAGGGCTTAACGAGGAAACTGTCAACACTCTGAA gtgtcCTGCGTTGCTAGTTGTGGGTGATACATCTCCAGCTGTGGAGGCCGTT GTTGAGTGTAACTCGAGGTTAAACCCCACAAAGACCACCCTTCTGAAG ATGGCTGATTGTGGTGGGCTGCCCCAAGTCGTACAA cCTGGTAAACTTGCTGAGGCCTTCAAGTACTTTGTCCAGGGCATGGGTTACA TGCTGCGAGCTCCAGGGT TCCCCCATGTGCTCCTCAGCCATCTGAACAGCGAAGCAG tgccCACTGCTGGCATGACACGCTTGGCACGCTCTCGTACCCACTCAGCTTCCAGCATGAACTCTGCAGAAGGTGCGCGTAACCGCACTCACAATAACGCTCAGCCGGAGGGCGCTGCTGCCAGCCCAGGTCACGAGAACCAAGCCAGACCACAAACCATGGAGGTGTCCTGCTAA
- the ndrg3b gene encoding protein NDRG3b isoform X1, with protein sequence MDELQDVQLTEIKPLLTDKNSRNFQDFDCQEHDIETPHGVLHVTLRGTPKGNRPVILTYHDIGLNHKSCFNTLFNFEDMQEITQHFAVAHVDAPGQQENAAPFPTGYQYPTMDQLAEMLPSVLTHLKINSVIGIGVGAGAYILTKLALNQPTLVEGLVLINVDPCAKGWMDWAASKLTGWTSNLVDIVMAHHFSTDELTENQEIIQTYRLHIAQDMNQDNLALFCNSYNSRRDLEIERPIIGLNEETVNTLKCPALLVVGDTSPAVEAVVECNSRLNPTKTTLLKMADCGGLPQVVQPGKLAEAFKYFVQGMGYMLRAPGFPHVLLSHLNSEAVPTAGMTRLARSRTHSASSMNSAEGARNRTHNNAQPEGAAASPGHENQARPQTMEVSC encoded by the exons GAGCATGACATCGAGACCCCCCACGGTGTTCTCCATGTCACTTTGAGAGGAACACCTAAAGGCAACCGGCCAGTCATCCTTACATACCACGACATAGGCCTTAACC ATAAGTCATGCTTCAACACGCTTTTTAACTTTGAGGACATGCAGGAGATCACGCAACATTTTGCCGTGGCCCATGTGGATGCTCCAGGCCAGCAGGAGAATGCAGCACCTTTCCCCACTGG gtatcAGTACCCTACGATGGATCAGCTGGCTGAGATGCTGCCCTCAGTCCTGACCCACCTAAA GATCAATAGTGTGATTGGCATTGGTGTTGGCGCTGGAGCCTACATTCTCACCAAACTGGCG CTGAATCAGCCTACACTGGTAGAGGGACTGGTTCTTATTAATGTGGACCCCTGTGCAAAAGGATGGATGGACTGGGCTGCCTCAAAG TTGACAGGATGGACCAGCAACCTGGTGGACATAGTGATGGCACATCATTTCAGCACA GATGAGCTGACAGAAAACCAGGAGATCATTCAGACATACCGTCTGCACATCGCTCAGGATATGAACCAGGACAACCTGGCGCTGTTCTGCAACTCCTACAACAG CCGCCGGGATCTAGAGATTGAGAGGCCCATCATAGGGCTTAACGAGGAAACTGTCAACACTCTGAA gtgtcCTGCGTTGCTAGTTGTGGGTGATACATCTCCAGCTGTGGAGGCCGTT GTTGAGTGTAACTCGAGGTTAAACCCCACAAAGACCACCCTTCTGAAG ATGGCTGATTGTGGTGGGCTGCCCCAAGTCGTACAA cCTGGTAAACTTGCTGAGGCCTTCAAGTACTTTGTCCAGGGCATGGGTTACA TGCTGCGAGCTCCAGGGT TCCCCCATGTGCTCCTCAGCCATCTGAACAGCGAAGCAG tgccCACTGCTGGCATGACACGCTTGGCACGCTCTCGTACCCACTCAGCTTCCAGCATGAACTCTGCAGAAGGTGCGCGTAACCGCACTCACAATAACGCTCAGCCGGAGGGCGCTGCTGCCAGCCCAGGTCACGAGAACCAAGCCAGACCACAAACCATGGAGGTGTCCTGCTAA
- the ndrg3b gene encoding protein NDRG3b isoform X2, translating to MDELQDVQLTEIKPLLTDKNSRNFQDFDCQEHDIETPHGVLHVTLRGTPKGNRPVILTYHDIGLNHKSCFNTLFNFEDMQEITQHFAVAHVDAPGQQENAAPFPTGYQYPTMDQLAEMLPSVLTHLKINSVIGIGVGAGAYILTKLALNQPTLVEGLVLINVDPCAKGWMDWAASKLTGWTSNLVDIVMAHHFSTDELTENQEIIQTYRLHIAQDMNQDNLALFCNSYNSRRDLEIERPIIGLNEETVNTLKCPALLVVGDTSPAVEAVVECNSRLNPTKTTLLKMADCGGLPQVVQPGKLAEAFKYFVQGMGYIPHVLLSHLNSEAVPTAGMTRLARSRTHSASSMNSAEGARNRTHNNAQPEGAAASPGHENQARPQTMEVSC from the exons GAGCATGACATCGAGACCCCCCACGGTGTTCTCCATGTCACTTTGAGAGGAACACCTAAAGGCAACCGGCCAGTCATCCTTACATACCACGACATAGGCCTTAACC ATAAGTCATGCTTCAACACGCTTTTTAACTTTGAGGACATGCAGGAGATCACGCAACATTTTGCCGTGGCCCATGTGGATGCTCCAGGCCAGCAGGAGAATGCAGCACCTTTCCCCACTGG gtatcAGTACCCTACGATGGATCAGCTGGCTGAGATGCTGCCCTCAGTCCTGACCCACCTAAA GATCAATAGTGTGATTGGCATTGGTGTTGGCGCTGGAGCCTACATTCTCACCAAACTGGCG CTGAATCAGCCTACACTGGTAGAGGGACTGGTTCTTATTAATGTGGACCCCTGTGCAAAAGGATGGATGGACTGGGCTGCCTCAAAG TTGACAGGATGGACCAGCAACCTGGTGGACATAGTGATGGCACATCATTTCAGCACA GATGAGCTGACAGAAAACCAGGAGATCATTCAGACATACCGTCTGCACATCGCTCAGGATATGAACCAGGACAACCTGGCGCTGTTCTGCAACTCCTACAACAG CCGCCGGGATCTAGAGATTGAGAGGCCCATCATAGGGCTTAACGAGGAAACTGTCAACACTCTGAA gtgtcCTGCGTTGCTAGTTGTGGGTGATACATCTCCAGCTGTGGAGGCCGTT GTTGAGTGTAACTCGAGGTTAAACCCCACAAAGACCACCCTTCTGAAG ATGGCTGATTGTGGTGGGCTGCCCCAAGTCGTACAA cCTGGTAAACTTGCTGAGGCCTTCAAGTACTTTGTCCAGGGCATGGGTTACA TCCCCCATGTGCTCCTCAGCCATCTGAACAGCGAAGCAG tgccCACTGCTGGCATGACACGCTTGGCACGCTCTCGTACCCACTCAGCTTCCAGCATGAACTCTGCAGAAGGTGCGCGTAACCGCACTCACAATAACGCTCAGCCGGAGGGCGCTGCTGCCAGCCCAGGTCACGAGAACCAAGCCAGACCACAAACCATGGAGGTGTCCTGCTAA
- the sla2b gene encoding src-like-adapter 2 isoform X1, which yields MGSRPSKGRRSSIPQTPLLDLDEPMDGRYVVVALYNYPAGGPSDCTIRFGERLNVLSDEGEWWRVSSSATGVVSYIPSSYTCKVFNRWQFVGLSKQKAEELLLSPQNHPGSFLVRESQTIPGAHSLSVRLERQSIKHYRINTIENGWHYISPRLTFPTLTHLVEHYSEVSDGLCCLLKEPCFIQGSNNVPVVSGPPPISVRKPTINWKDVNSSMIFGPQKEGVEESLVSEGLKESINSYLYMTENGECNECAGNWDT from the exons ATGGGCAGCAGGCCAAGTAAAGGGAGGCGTAGCAGTATCCCTCAAACACCCCTGCTGGATTTGGATGAGCCCATGG ATGGCAGGTATGTAGTGGTTGCTCTGTATAACTACCCGGCAGGAGGTCCCTCCGATTGCACTATCAGATTTGGGGAGAGACTCAACGTGCTTTCTGA tgaaggCGAGTGGTGGAGAGTGAGTTCCTCAGCTACAGGAGTCGTGAGCTACATCCCCAGCAGCTACACATGTAAAGTGTTTAACAG GTGGCAGTTTGTAGGTCTCAGTAAACAGAAGGCAGAAGAGCTGCTTCTCAGCCCTCAGAATCACCCTGGCTCCTTTCTCGTTAGAGAGAGCCAGACCATACCTG gtgcTCACTCACTCTCGGTGCGACTTGAGCGCCAGTCCATCAAACACTATCGTATCAATACTATAGAGAACGGCTGGCACTACATCTCCCCCCGCCTCACCTtccccactctcacacacctcgTCGAGCACTACTctg AAGTGTCTGATGGCCTGTGCTGTTTGCTGAAAGAGCCATGCTTCATTCAAGGCTCCAACAACGTTCCGGTTGTAAGCGGCCCTCCTCCTATATCAGTCAGAAAACCCACCATCAACTGGAAAGATGTCAACAG ctccATGATCTTTGGGCCCCAAAAGGAAGGTGTGGAAGAGTCGCTTGTCAGTGAGGGGCTGAAGGAGTCCATTAATTCCTATCTTTACATGACTGAAAATGGAGAATGTAACGAATGTGCTGGAAACTGGGACACGTGA
- the ndrg3b gene encoding protein NDRG3b isoform X5, whose product MDELQDVQLTEIKPLLTDKNSRNFQDFDCQEHDIETPHGVLHVTLRGTPKGNRPVILTYHDIGLNHKSCFNTLFNFEDMQEITQHFAVAHVDAPGQQENAAPFPTGYQYPTMDQLAEMLPSVLTHLKINSVIGIGVGAGAYILTKLALNQPTLVEGLVLINVDPCAKGWMDWAASKLTGWTSNLVDIVMAHHFSTDELTENQEIIQTYRLHIAQDMNQDNLALFCNSYNSRRDLEIERPIIGLNEETVNTLKCPALLVVGDTSPAVEAVVECNSRLNPTKTTLLKMADCGGLPQVVQPGKLAEAFKYFVQGMGYMPTAGMTRLARSRTHSASSMNSAEGARNRTHNNAQPEGAAASPGHENQARPQTMEVSC is encoded by the exons GAGCATGACATCGAGACCCCCCACGGTGTTCTCCATGTCACTTTGAGAGGAACACCTAAAGGCAACCGGCCAGTCATCCTTACATACCACGACATAGGCCTTAACC ATAAGTCATGCTTCAACACGCTTTTTAACTTTGAGGACATGCAGGAGATCACGCAACATTTTGCCGTGGCCCATGTGGATGCTCCAGGCCAGCAGGAGAATGCAGCACCTTTCCCCACTGG gtatcAGTACCCTACGATGGATCAGCTGGCTGAGATGCTGCCCTCAGTCCTGACCCACCTAAA GATCAATAGTGTGATTGGCATTGGTGTTGGCGCTGGAGCCTACATTCTCACCAAACTGGCG CTGAATCAGCCTACACTGGTAGAGGGACTGGTTCTTATTAATGTGGACCCCTGTGCAAAAGGATGGATGGACTGGGCTGCCTCAAAG TTGACAGGATGGACCAGCAACCTGGTGGACATAGTGATGGCACATCATTTCAGCACA GATGAGCTGACAGAAAACCAGGAGATCATTCAGACATACCGTCTGCACATCGCTCAGGATATGAACCAGGACAACCTGGCGCTGTTCTGCAACTCCTACAACAG CCGCCGGGATCTAGAGATTGAGAGGCCCATCATAGGGCTTAACGAGGAAACTGTCAACACTCTGAA gtgtcCTGCGTTGCTAGTTGTGGGTGATACATCTCCAGCTGTGGAGGCCGTT GTTGAGTGTAACTCGAGGTTAAACCCCACAAAGACCACCCTTCTGAAG ATGGCTGATTGTGGTGGGCTGCCCCAAGTCGTACAA cCTGGTAAACTTGCTGAGGCCTTCAAGTACTTTGTCCAGGGCATGGGTTACA tgccCACTGCTGGCATGACACGCTTGGCACGCTCTCGTACCCACTCAGCTTCCAGCATGAACTCTGCAGAAGGTGCGCGTAACCGCACTCACAATAACGCTCAGCCGGAGGGCGCTGCTGCCAGCCCAGGTCACGAGAACCAAGCCAGACCACAAACCATGGAGGTGTCCTGCTAA
- the ndrg3b gene encoding protein NDRG3b isoform X3, producing the protein MDELQDVQLTEIKPLLTDKNSRNFQDFDCQEHDIETPHGVLHVTLRGTPKGNRPVILTYHDIGLNHKSCFNTLFNFEDMQEITQHFAVAHVDAPGQQENAAPFPTGYQYPTMDQLAEMLPSVLTHLKINSVIGIGVGAGAYILTKLALNQPTLVEGLVLINVDPCAKGWMDWAASKLTGWTSNLVDIVMAHHFSTDELTENQEIIQTYRLHIAQDMNQDNLALFCNSYNSRRDLEIERPIIGLNEETVNTLKCPALLVVGDTSPAVEAVVECNSRLNPTKTTLLKMADCGGLPQVVQPGKLAEAFKYFVQGMGYMLRAPGLPTAGMTRLARSRTHSASSMNSAEGARNRTHNNAQPEGAAASPGHENQARPQTMEVSC; encoded by the exons GAGCATGACATCGAGACCCCCCACGGTGTTCTCCATGTCACTTTGAGAGGAACACCTAAAGGCAACCGGCCAGTCATCCTTACATACCACGACATAGGCCTTAACC ATAAGTCATGCTTCAACACGCTTTTTAACTTTGAGGACATGCAGGAGATCACGCAACATTTTGCCGTGGCCCATGTGGATGCTCCAGGCCAGCAGGAGAATGCAGCACCTTTCCCCACTGG gtatcAGTACCCTACGATGGATCAGCTGGCTGAGATGCTGCCCTCAGTCCTGACCCACCTAAA GATCAATAGTGTGATTGGCATTGGTGTTGGCGCTGGAGCCTACATTCTCACCAAACTGGCG CTGAATCAGCCTACACTGGTAGAGGGACTGGTTCTTATTAATGTGGACCCCTGTGCAAAAGGATGGATGGACTGGGCTGCCTCAAAG TTGACAGGATGGACCAGCAACCTGGTGGACATAGTGATGGCACATCATTTCAGCACA GATGAGCTGACAGAAAACCAGGAGATCATTCAGACATACCGTCTGCACATCGCTCAGGATATGAACCAGGACAACCTGGCGCTGTTCTGCAACTCCTACAACAG CCGCCGGGATCTAGAGATTGAGAGGCCCATCATAGGGCTTAACGAGGAAACTGTCAACACTCTGAA gtgtcCTGCGTTGCTAGTTGTGGGTGATACATCTCCAGCTGTGGAGGCCGTT GTTGAGTGTAACTCGAGGTTAAACCCCACAAAGACCACCCTTCTGAAG ATGGCTGATTGTGGTGGGCTGCCCCAAGTCGTACAA cCTGGTAAACTTGCTGAGGCCTTCAAGTACTTTGTCCAGGGCATGGGTTACA TGCTGCGAGCTCCAGGGT tgccCACTGCTGGCATGACACGCTTGGCACGCTCTCGTACCCACTCAGCTTCCAGCATGAACTCTGCAGAAGGTGCGCGTAACCGCACTCACAATAACGCTCAGCCGGAGGGCGCTGCTGCCAGCCCAGGTCACGAGAACCAAGCCAGACCACAAACCATGGAGGTGTCCTGCTAA